A stretch of Cheilinus undulatus linkage group 20, ASM1832078v1, whole genome shotgun sequence DNA encodes these proteins:
- the LOC121528229 gene encoding uncharacterized protein LOC121528229, with protein sequence MMGFLSVSWICFLVFGAGAALPLTEGDSAWRSSGASPRSGFSAVQQPAAAPQQAPSSSGAPSLRYQPSSGSSSGGPLRRPVSSGFPGHGVRLSHPGVGAAGSSSVGAYRPISSSSAQPTGGASVGLNPAAHRFNIPSFAQPSLTSSVGVNLDPYSPIVSAGDSAAPSSLDRPVQAAPASSGLEFPVYYFVAPPSSSFHEDETPLSWPQHPAGFSFSPSGWMPSRSFPVLGVWSSEDVSAKGVKQEAESEEVSLVPSSSYIVQSRNGYLRAREAVAHLSYVPEQGEPQVIYYEVVQRPEQPAAAPKAPVKGGKKP encoded by the exons ATGATGGGTTTCCTCAG TGTTTCTTGGATCTGCTTCCTGGTTTTTGGTGCTGGAGCTGCTCTCCCTCTGACTGAAGGTG ACTCTGCCTGGCGCTCCAGTGGAGCCTCTCCTCGCTCTGGTTTCTCTGCGGTCCAGCAGCCTGCAGCAGCCCCACAACAGGCCCCCTCTAGTTCTGGAGCTCCCAGTCTCAGATACCAGCCCAGTTCTGGATCCAGCTCTGGAGGGCCCCTCAGACGTCCTGTGAGTTCAGGTTTCCCCGGTCATGGTGTGAGGTTGTCCCATCCTGGTGTTGGTGCAGCTGGGAGCTCCAGTGTGGGAGCCTACAGACCCATCAGCTCTAGTTCTGCACAGCCTACTGGAGGTGCCAGCGTGGGTCTGAACCCTGCAGCCCACAGATTCAACATCCCCAGCTTTGCACAGCCCTCTCTGACCTCCAGCGTGGGTGTGAACCTTGACCCCTACAGCCCCATTGTTTCTGCTGGAGACTCGGCTGCACCCTCCAGCTTGGACCGGCCCGTTCAGGCTGCTCCTGCATCGTCCGGCCTGGAGTTTCCTGTTTACTACTTCGTGGCTCCCCCCAGCTCCAGTTTCCATGAAGATGAAACCCCACTGTCCTGGCCCCAGCATCCTGCAGGATTCTCCTTCAGCCCCAGCGGCTGGATGCCGTCTCGTTCTTTCCCCGTCCTCGGCGTCTGGAGCTCTGAGGACGTCTCTGCTAAAGGGGTGAAGCAGGAGGCCGAGAGCGAGGAGGTGTCCCTGGTGCCGTCTTCGTCCTACATCGTCCAGTCCAGAAACGGCTACCTGAGAGCCAGAGAAGCAGTGGCTCACCTGAGCTACGTCCCAGAGCAGGGTGAACCACAGGTGATCTACTACGAGGTGGTCCAGAGGCCAGAGCAGCCTGCAGCTGCACCCAAGGCTCCAGTCAAAGGAGGGAAGAAACCCTGA
- the LOC121528038 gene encoding stonustoxin subunit beta-like has translation MEVEEEKEIDSEVMEVAALGRPFTLGMLYDARSDNIIPGLTLWDIKTLEENTVETPQPTSSFDVSTSDSVKSKCSMMDINASLKASFLSGLIKVGGSAHYLHDTKQSNSQSRLTLQYKATTHFKELSLADLGTINAEQTEVTQKGTATHIVTGILYGANAFFVFDSEKLDSSTKQDIQGNMKAVIKKIPSIKIDGQANLKILNENKGLTDKFSCKFYGDLVLERNPSTFEEAVMAYAELPKLIGPKGENSGPQRVWLLPLKDLDSSATQLQCEISQELLKEVEDALEDLTQVGMRVNDALDDEDVKRFPPIQEKLHRFQKLSDLYTSKIKMMVAKKLPLIRGGEEDETSAKQMFEDREKSPFSRERLSKWMDGKEREINVIMSCLADMKTVKHDIKIVPDQFAVGKAVLESGKDEAMCYVFTSLPDPGLEAMANFLDSAEEENPEEDPWYNSETVVRKMRRMAKQFNKNSFPDNILLLITAVADENHEGAYIYRYKESILKAVPSKLDLGFVTCRGDFIPYFTDLTLDPDTANENLTVDQNVGNGKVTYGPAQFYPDLPQRFDVLPQIMCREGLNKCCYWEVCFKPESEDLAVGVCYKDMVRTGKDEAELGKNTMSWCLEYKYTKKAVISANNNHGKSMLSSPLPDLSHVGVYLDWASGKLSFYAVDGPAVHYLYTFSTPFSEPVYPAFSVSGNSNYITLE, from the exons ATGGAGGTAGAGGAGGAAAAAG AAATTGACTCAGAGGTCATGGAGGTTGCAGCTCTCGGCCGTCCGTTCACCCTGGGGATGCTGTATGATGCCCGCAGCGATAATATCATCCCAG GTCTGACGCTGTGGGATATTAAAACTCTTGAGGAGAATACGGTTGAAACTCCTCAGCCCACCAGTTCCTTTGATGTCTCTACCTCTGACTCAGTCAAGTCCAAGTGCTCGATGATGGATATCAACGCTTCCCTGAAGGCCAGCTTTTTGAGCGGACTGATCAAAGTTGGAGGATCTGCCCATTATCTGCATGATACAAAGCAATCCAACAGTCAGAGCCGGTTGACCTTGCAGTACAAGGCTACCACCCACTTCAAAGAGCTGTCTCTGGCTGACTTGGGGACCATAAATGCAGAGCAGACAGAAGTTACTCAGAAGGGCACTGCAACACACATCGTAACAGGCATCCTCTACGGGGCGAatgctttctttgtgtttgacAGTGAAAAGCTTGACAGCAGCACCAAACAAGACATCCAGGGCAATATGAAAGCTGTGATTAAGAAGATCCCTTCAATCAAAATTGATGGCCAGGCTAATCTCAAGATACTTAATGAAAACAAGGGTCTGACTGATAAATTCTCCTGCAAATTCTATGGAGACCTGGTTCTTGAACGCAACCCTAGCACATTTGAAGAGGCAGTGATGGCGTATGCAGAACTTCCAAAGCTGATAGGACCAAAGGGAGAGAACTCTGGTCCTCAGAGGGTCTGGCTGTTGCCACTGAAGGATCTGGATTCCAGTGCTACCCAGCTGCAGTGTGAGATCAGTCAGGAACTCTTAAAGGAGGTGGAGGACGCCCTGGAAGATTTGACACAAGTAGGAATGAGGGTTAACGACGCTCTGGATGATGAAGACGTTAAGCGCTTTCCACCAATTCAAGAGAAGTTACACCGTTTCCAAAAACTGAGTGACTTGTATACGTCTAAAATCAAGATGATGGTTGCAAAGAAACTGCCCCTCATACGTGGAGGTGAAGAAGATGAAACGTCAGCAAAGCAAATGTTTGAAGACAGAGAAAAGTCCCCCTTCAGCCGTGAACGTCTCAGCAAGTGGATGGACGgtaaagagagagaaatcaaTGTCATCATGTCCTGCTTGGCTGACATGAAGACAGTCAAACATGACATCAAGATCGTCCCAGATCAATTTGCTGTAGGAAAAGCGGTTCTTGAGTCAGGTAAAGATGAGGCCATGTGCTATGTTTTCACATCCCTGCCTGACCCTGGCCTTGAGGCAATGGCCAACTTCTTGGAttcagctgaagaagaaaacccAGAAGAGGACCCCTGGTACAATTCAGAAACAGTGGTTAGAAAGATGAGGAGAATGGCCAAGCAgtttaacaaaaacagttttcctGACAACATCCTCCTCCTGATAACAGCTGTAGCAGATGAGAACCATGAAGGAGCATACATCTACAGGTACAAAGAAAGCATCCTGAAAGCAGTGCCTTCAAAGCTTGACTTGGGGTTCGTGACATGTAGAGGAGATTTCATCCCCT acttcaCTGATCTCACTCTGGACCCGGACACAGCAAACGAGAATCTCACTGTGGATCAGAACGTGGGGAATGGGAAGGTGACATATGGACCAGCTCAGTTTTATCCTGACCTGCCTCAGAGATTCGATGTTCTTCCTCAGATTATGTGTAGAGAGGGGCTGAACAAGTGCTGTTACTGGGAGGTTTGCTTCAAGCCAGAAAGCGAGGACTTGGCAGTAGGTGTTTGCTACAAAGATATGGTCAGGACAGGCAAAGATGAGGCTGAGCTCGGTAAGAACACCATGTCCTGGTGTTTGGAATACAAATACACTAAAAAAGCAGTTATCAGTGCAAACAACAACCATGGGAAGAGCATGCTTTCTTCCCCTCTACCTGATCTCAGTCATGTGGGGGTGTATCTTGACTGGGCTTCTGGCAAGCTGTCTTTTTATGCTGTTGATGGTCCAGCAGTCCATTACCTCTACACCTTTAGCACCCCTTTCTCTGAGCCAGTTTACCCGGCCTTCTCTGTTTCCGGGAATTCCAACTACATAACTCTAGAATAA